In Chryseobacterium salivictor, the DNA window ATATTGAAGAAGTTTCAGCTAAAACTGGGATATCACTTACTAGACTAAAAAATCTGTATTATACTGATATTTCATTTACTACAGAAGAAATAATCTTAATTGAAATGTCATTAAAACTTAAAGGAGGTGAGATCTTTGAAGAGCTTTACGGGAAACCGTAAGGTTGTAAGAAAGAGGGGATGTATATTTGGAGAAAGAATGTTCGAGCTATTAAAGTTGGAGATTAAAAAATTGAAAGCGAAATAAAATTACAAATATTTAAAATACGCAACATTTGTAAATAAATACCAATACTTACAATTAAATATATTATTTACTGCCAATTCGTTGAAAAGTAAAATTATTTTTAATCTAAATTGTATTATTGCGTATATTTGAGAGGTAGCGGAAATTATAAATCAACCCATAAAAAAATAATGGCTAGAAAAAAAACCAATCCAAATAGAGATAGAAATAGCATTGACAGTCTAGATTTGACGGTTGAACATAATTTCCCAAAATTTCTTAAAGCTATTAAACTAGAACCTTTTAGACATATTCCCTCTTTAACAGTTAATTTTAATCATCCTATTTCTGTAATCTCTGGGACTAATAGGTCAGGTAAATCAACTATTTTAATGGCTATAGCTTGTAGTCATTTTAATTTCGTTAAAAGAAATCCTCAAAATGGAAATCTTGGTAGACATACTTGGAGTTCCTTGATGCAAATTACTAACAAGGATGTGCAATCAGAAGATTGGACTTACTACATAACATATAAAACGGGAACTAAAATTGAAACTAAAAGAGGACAAAGAAAACATTCAACTAAAAAGTGGAATGGAATTGGAAAAAAGGAAAGTCAATTTAAATTTCGTGACGTTGTATTTATAGACTTAGATAGGATATTGCCTGCTAGAAATTATAGCAAAGTAATATTTAACAAGACGAAATCAGCTAACGAGTATACTATTTCACCAAATAATTCTAACATAATAGAAGAATATTTGTCATATGTTTTAGAAGAGTCTTTTGAATTAAATAAACTAGCTACTTATCAAGATAAGGACATATTTAAATACAAAAATTCTAATCAGTATTCAAGTTATAATGCAGCGACAGGTGAAGAAGTATTAACAAGAATTATTATCGATGTTGTTGAAGCTAATAAAGATTCTCTAATTTTAATAGATGAAATTGAAATTGGATTACATCCAAAAGTGCAAAGAAGATTGATTGAAGTGTTGTATAATATTGCCTTGAACGACAATAAGCAATTTATTTTATCCTCACATTCACAAACAATTCTTTCAAGCGTTCCTGATACCGCAAGAATTTTTATAGAAAAAGACTATTCAAACAACTTTAAAAGCATTCAAAATATTAGTGTCAATGCAGCGTTATCTAAAATGGATTCTGTTTCCTATCCGCTTATTGACCTATACTGTGAGGACGACATTGCGGAAAAAATAATAAAAAAAATTCTTTCAAATTTACAAACGAATAATAATTTGTCCAATATTTCAGATTTAGTAAATATTATTATTTCTGGCTCTGCAAATAAAACTCATAATTACTTCACTTCTCATAAAGAAACATATGAATATAAAAAGATTAAAACTGGCTTTGCTTGTATCCTAGATGGAGATATGAAAACTACATTTCCACAAGAAGAAAATTTATTTCATTTGTACTCAAATAAAAGTCCTGAACTTTTTTTAGCAGAAAAGTACCAAGAAATAAATCCTAATGGAACATTAGAGTATCACATTAATAATTCTGACAATCACTGTGTAATCTTCCCCAAAAATAGGATCATTTAAAAATATAGTTTTTAAATTTGAAAGACTATGAAAAACAGTAAATTTTCAGAAGTTCAGATCATCAAGATATTATCTGAACAAAATCAGGGAAAAACGGTAAATGAGATTTGCCGGGAGCATGGAATTAGCCAGCCAACCTTTTACAAGTGGAAGAGCAAATATGGTGGATTGGATGTTCAGCAACTTTCAAAAATGAAAGAGATGGAAAAGCAACTTTCGCAATATAAAAAGATCGTAGCTGAGCAAACTTTGGAGATTGTCGTCTTAAAAGATGTGATCGAAAAAAAGCTCTAACGCCTTGTGAGAAGCGTGAGTTGGTGGATTATTCGAAAGAAATCCATAACATGAGTTTGCGCAAGGCGTGCAAAGTGTTCAGTTTAAGAAGTTCAGTTTATTATTATCGTCAGGTATTTAAAAGTTCAGATGATGAAATCCGTGCAGAACTTATTTTACTTGCAGATTCTAATCAAACGTGGGGCTTTTGGATGATGCACAATCGGTTGAAAAACTTAGGCTTTGGATGGAATCACAAAAGGGTTTATCGGATTTATAAGTCGATGAGATTAAATTTGCGAAGTAAAAGGAAAAAGCGGCTTCCAGCACGGATAAAACAACCACTGGTTCGCCCCATCTATCCGAACGTTACTTGGAGCATGGATTTTATGCACGACAGTTTGGAAAATGGCAAAAGCGTGAGAACCCTTAATATCATTGACGATTTTAACAGAGAGATTTTAAACATCACTATTGACAGCAGCTTGCCCTCTGCAAAAGTAATCTCGCAATTGGAACAATTAATTGAATGGCGGGGAAAACCTGAAAAAATAAGAGTGGACAACGGACCGGAATTTATTGCAGAAAAAATGAAAGATTATTGCAACAAAGAGAATATCGAACTAGCCTTCATTCAACTAGGGAAACCTACACAAAACTCATTGATTGAGAGATTTAACAGAACATTCCGGACAGAGTTTTTAAGTGTTTACCTCTTTGAGAACATCAAACAAATGAGAAATTATGCAGAAATATGGATGTGGATGTACAATAATGAGAGACCGCATAGTGCGTTACAATACCTTACACCACGGGATTTTTTATTGAAATATGGAAAACTCAATCAAAATAGCGCAAATGAGTTTCCCACATTCCAACAAAATTTCAACAACGACAACAATAAAATATTATCAAAAAACTCTACTTTTGAGTGTGCCTAAACAAGGGAAGATTACAACTGCTTATTTGATAAAATGAATCAATTAGGAATTGGAAGTTCAAAGGATGAAGCTTTTAGTTTATGTTGGGAAGTATTCAAAGATTCAACAGATGGTATCATACACATTAACGAGTTAGAAAATTTCATAATACAAATGCTACAAAAATATTCTCCTGAATTATAAAATAACTTCCGCTAATAACTAAGCTTTCGTTTGTCTGCAAGAAATGAAAGCCCATAAGCAAAAACGCATACCCTACGCTCCAAAGCCTCCCGATTTCGGAGTTTCTTTTTCAGAAAATATTGATGGGAGTTGGGCTTTATTGACTAAAAAAGGAGTTCCGCTTCGATTCCGGCACCAAATTTTTTTTAAATCAATTTACTTCCGTTTTTTAAGAAAGGCTCAGATTTTATAATCTGAGCCTCAATTTTTTAACTTACACACTTTGCGGGATAGTGTCACATTTAACTAAGTTAATATACCAAAATTGTTGTTTAAATACGAATGTAAATGTCTGGCTATAGCTTTTGCCAGCAACGGTGGAACGGCATTCCCTATTTGATTATATTGCGATAAATGATTTTCACTATCTTTTCCCAATTTTGTTAATAATTTGGATGAAATTTGCGTTCTCTTTCCTTTAAAAACATAATTATCAGGAAAAGACTGCAATCGAGCCGCTTCTCGTGAAGTGATATTTCGTGGTTGTGTTGGATGAATAAAATTAGAGTAAAATGAAGCTGGTATTGTGTATGATATCATATTTGGTTTAAGGTGTCTATAATTAGATGAAAAAAGAACTTGTGACAATTCACCATTTCCATTTCTCTTTCTGACCATCAAGTCTTCAGGCATGTCAAATAAACTTTCACCATCCATTATTCTTTCATATCTTTTTACGACTCGTGATGTATGTCTCATGGAAACGTGATTAAATAAAATGTTATTACTTCCCTTGCTAATTCTTTGGAATGTTGAACTACCTTCTTTAGTATAAATATCTTCTTCGCTCCCTTCACCAGCATTTAATTCCGGTAAATCACCTATTGCATCAATAACAGTAATTGCCTCTAAAAGATTTTGCGCTTTCCCATTTAATTTCGCTTTTTCATAGTGAAAATAATGTGTGATCGGCGGTATAGATATATCTGTGTTAAATTTATTACCTACAATGAAAACTCTTTCTCTAGATTGAGGAACACCATAATTTGCAGCATTAAGTTCCCAAATATTGACTCTGTAACCAATTTTCTCAAATGTTTGTCTTATTATATCTATCACTTTTTCTCCCCTCTCATTTTTACCGGTCAATATACCTTTAACATTTTCCATCACGAAAATTTTAGGTTCCAAGACTTCAACCCATTCTGCATAACTTTTAAACAATGAATTTCTTGGATCTGAAGGGTCTTTTTTGCCAGCGTTACTAAATCCTTGACACGGCGGCCCTCCAATAATAACATCAGGTTTCTCAGGACAAATCTCCTTTATTTTTCCTGCTGTATTATATTTTTTTATATCATTATGAATAATAGTATGATTACTATTCGCCTTTAAAGTATCAACCGCCCACTTGTCTACTTCTAAAGAAAGTAATAATTCATAGTTACATTTTGCTAATTTAAACCCTAATCCAAAGCCTCCCGCTCCAGCAAACAGATCAACTACCTTAATTTTTTTTTCTTTAATCATTAATAATTATTTATAAATTAGCTTCAGCAAAATTTGGATAATATCGATATACTGCAGCAAAATTTTTAATATCATTAGTATTCAGTGGGATTTTTTTAAATTCTTTATTACTGATTATTCCAGATGGTGCTATTTTCAATTCACATGGAAGTAAATTATTTAAATGATGAACTTCTTTATAAGTTAAATTAGGACATTTTATTTTAATCGAATTATTATCAGTTGATAGATGATTAATCTCTGCAAATTTCATTTTTACGAGTTCTTTTTTTTGTTTTTCATCGTATAATATTCCCCCCACAGTTAACATTTGAGCTCCATCTTCATATATGTAATGAAATAATTGCAGATAATCAAGTCTTTTATCATCACCTCCTGTTCTCTCTAGGAGTGTTTTTCTTATTTGTCTATTAATCATTTCGTAAATTACGATAGGGTAGTTTTTTGTATTCAAAAGAGTATCGCTATAAATACTAGGAATTCTCTCTTTTCCAACTTTTTCTATGAGAGCTTTCATCTTATCTTCTTTTTTTGGTAAATGATTATCTGGTTCTGTATTAACTGAAATGAGAAACATACTTCCAGCTTTAGCATTTGCTACAACGGAATCTAAATCTGCAAACATGAAATCATCAATTTTTCCATCATAATCTAACCAAATTAAATTTAAATGGTCTTGTAAATCAAGATTTGGTAATACGGTTGTTGTCGTACCGTAGCGCATTTCTATACACTTGTAAGGCTTATTGAACTCCATACGCGGTATTTTTGATTCTTCTTTTTCAATACTAATCATTTTATCTAAGCCAAAATACTTATGAAATAATATGAAATCGGTAAAGTAGGCAGAACCCATACCAATGTATCTGTAGTCCCTTAAATCACCTATATATGCCAATTTTTGAAAAGCTTCACAAATCATCTTTCGTTCAATTGACTTATTGGGTCTTAAACTATAGTTTATATCTTCGAAACTAGCCATACTTAAAGTTCATTTTCAAAATAATAGTTAAAAGTGTGCAGGCCAACCTCTTTTGATGTTGAAGCATTTATATCTTCTTTTACTTGATTAAAGCGTTCAGTTGGTACTTGATAAGATATATTTGTCATTTTGCTTTTTCTTGGAGGATTAAACAGCTTGACAGGGTACGTAAATTTATTTGAAAGTGAATGTGTTTGTTTCAAAGCTTCTACAACCGAAATAGGATTTTCTAAACTCTTTTCAATTGCTTTATTTAGAGTTTGTTCTTCGGAAGGATTATCCTTTTCTTTCTCTGTTTTTAGTTTATCTAATAAATCCATGACTTGTCTTGTCATAATAATCATGTTTCTTCTAACTTCTTTATAGTAAGGAGAATCTAAATCCATTCCAGTTTTAGTGGTATTCCAAGGTAATAAAGCGGAGTCTTTAGCTTCAAAAAACACATAACCTCTGAATCTATGATATTGGGCATGCCATAATGGTACACCATCTCCTTTTGAACCAGTCCAAACGGTTTCATCAGTCTTATTTTTTGCAATGATTAGTCTATCATTACAGAATATATACCAACCCCCATCTTCATCATCTTTAGTTGATATTCCAGCAAGAATTCTCACACTTTGATTTTCTTCCAACTTTTCCCAGAAAGATGGCTTAACATTTTCATCAAAGACTAAATCTATAGGAGTAGTTTTTAATATAAAATCATTTATTTTAATTACTAAACCTTTGTTAATATTGAGCATGTGCTCATATTGTATCTCTTTGATTAATTGATCCTCAAATGTTTTATCATTAAAACTTAATTCAGAGTCATTACTCAACTCAGAAATTTTCACTCTAAAACCAGTTTTCGAAGGAGGATTTTTAATATCTTCCTGTAATGTATCTTCTTTGAAGCTATATTGCCAAGTTTCTTTATCTTTTAGCCATTCTTGAACATCAATATCAATTTCAAATTTTGACTTTGGGGATGTCGATTTTACTTGGATTTTATTTCCAATTTTAAAGAAAGCCCTTTTCATTCCTATTCCAAATTGACCTATAGAATTATCAATTAAATTATGATTTTCTGATTTGCCAAAATTAAAAGCTGTAGTTCTTGCTACTTCAGCTTCCATACCATATCCATTATCTTCTATGGAGAAGTATGTTTTTCCTAATTTAATGTCTATTTCAAAACCTTTTAAATCGTTTGGGTTATCAGCTCTGGTCTTTATTGCATCAACAGAATTATCTACTAAATCTCCTATAGCATCCCGTAGTGTGATATCTTTTATTAACATAGACACAAAAAAACCTTTTGCGGGATCTGCAGACACAGTATTTTTATTAGTAGGCATATAGGTGATTATTTATTTAAATATATGGGAAATATATTCATTTTTATCTAAAAAAAAAAATTAAGTTTAATTACGCGTAACTATCCTTCTGCAGTTTCTCCTTATTTCAAGTTTCAATAGTGCATAAATCTAGAGTTAAATCCATTTGTTACTCACGGAACTTTCATGATATTATTTCACTGACTATTTTTACAAGAATTTAAATACTTAACTGCGATTTGTTATAGAGCATAGTTTATAAGAACAGAATCATTCAGGAAAAACTGCAACACCTATATCTTTTATTTTTGTTAGTTTGAAATTTGTCCGTACATTTGTCCGTGTCCGTAAAAACGTCCGCAATATGGTAAACGTCAAATTTTATTTAGATAAGGCTGATAAGTCAAAGCACTTTCCAATTCATTTGGTTTTAAGGCAAAAAGATATTCAGGTCAAGGTTTCAACTGGTGAAAAGGTGATGAAAAAAGACTGGGATGCCAAAAATCAAAACGTCAAGGAAACTGAGTACACTCATAAGAGCATCAATAAATTCCTCACTTTCTTAAAACAAGAAGTTGAAAAACACTTTGCATCCGCTCCGCACAGTCAGTTTACTGATGTGAAAGTTAAAGAGAAAATTTTGTCTCTGGTTCATAGCCGCAGACAAAATACAGAGGTATCATTGGTATGCGAAGATGCAACCGAATATGAAACCAAACAAAAAGTTACTTTTTTAGATTTATTTGCTGGAGCAGGAGGTTTTAGCGAAGGATTTCTTCAGGCAGAACACGGAAACAAATATTACGACTTTCGTTTAGGAAGCGACATCAACGAGAATTGCGAATTGACCCACTTGGCTCGTTACAATCATCAATTGGGAATGGATGCGGATTTTTTGCGTCAAGACATTACAGAGCCAGATTTTATCGATAATCTTTTGAAGAAAGTAAAAGGTCAAACGATAGATGTTGTTTGTGGCGGTCCACCTTGTCAAAGTTTTAGTTTGGCAGGAAAGCGCAAAAAGTTTGATAAAAAAGATGATTTATTTGCCCATTATTTGAATGTTATAAAAATGCTTCGTCCGAAGTATTTTGTGATGGAAAATGTGAAAGGGATTTTGACAAAAGAAGGTGGCAAAATTAAAGAAATGATTTTGCAGGAAATACGCTCTATTATTGATTTAAAAGAGTTTCATCAGCTCATTCAATTTGTAGCAAATTTAAAAAAATCGAGCGTGGAAAATCAGTTTATCCTTGACTGTTATTTACAACGATTGAATTTTGAAAAAGCGGTTGACAAAGAATTGGACACTATTCAGGAAAACTATATTCAAAACATAGAAAACAAATTTCGAGTTCTTGCACCCAAAATTGCAGATTACAAAACGAGCAAAACCGATATCAATTTCGCAACGATTCGCCACGGCTTTAATCTATTGAAACGAGCGAAAGAATTGGCATATATCCGCAAAAAAGTTATTCAAGAGAAAAATCATAACGATTTGGACAACGATTTTTTTGCTCCA includes these proteins:
- a CDS encoding AAA family ATPase, translated to MARKKTNPNRDRNSIDSLDLTVEHNFPKFLKAIKLEPFRHIPSLTVNFNHPISVISGTNRSGKSTILMAIACSHFNFVKRNPQNGNLGRHTWSSLMQITNKDVQSEDWTYYITYKTGTKIETKRGQRKHSTKKWNGIGKKESQFKFRDVVFIDLDRILPARNYSKVIFNKTKSANEYTISPNNSNIIEEYLSYVLEESFELNKLATYQDKDIFKYKNSNQYSSYNAATGEEVLTRIIIDVVEANKDSLILIDEIEIGLHPKVQRRLIEVLYNIALNDNKQFILSSHSQTILSSVPDTARIFIEKDYSNNFKSIQNISVNAALSKMDSVSYPLIDLYCEDDIAEKIIKKILSNLQTNNNLSNISDLVNIIISGSANKTHNYFTSHKETYEYKKIKTGFACILDGDMKTTFPQEENLFHLYSNKSPELFLAEKYQEINPNGTLEYHINNSDNHCVIFPKNRII
- a CDS encoding transposase; amino-acid sequence: MKNSKFSEVQIIKILSEQNQGKTVNEICREHGISQPTFYKWKSKYGGLDVQQLSKMKEMEKQLSQYKKIVAEQTLEIVVLKDVIEKKL
- a CDS encoding IS3 family transposase, with protein sequence MDYSKEIHNMSLRKACKVFSLRSSVYYYRQVFKSSDDEIRAELILLADSNQTWGFWMMHNRLKNLGFGWNHKRVYRIYKSMRLNLRSKRKKRLPARIKQPLVRPIYPNVTWSMDFMHDSLENGKSVRTLNIIDDFNREILNITIDSSLPSAKVISQLEQLIEWRGKPEKIRVDNGPEFIAEKMKDYCNKENIELAFIQLGKPTQNSLIERFNRTFRTEFLSVYLFENIKQMRNYAEIWMWMYNNERPHSALQYLTPRDFLLKYGKLNQNSANEFPTFQQNFNNDNNKILSKNSTFECA
- a CDS encoding DNA cytosine methyltransferase, which gives rise to MIKEKKIKVVDLFAGAGGFGLGFKLAKCNYELLLSLEVDKWAVDTLKANSNHTIIHNDIKKYNTAGKIKEICPEKPDVIIGGPPCQGFSNAGKKDPSDPRNSLFKSYAEWVEVLEPKIFVMENVKGILTGKNERGEKVIDIIRQTFEKIGYRVNIWELNAANYGVPQSRERVFIVGNKFNTDISIPPITHYFHYEKAKLNGKAQNLLEAITVIDAIGDLPELNAGEGSEEDIYTKEGSSTFQRISKGSNNILFNHVSMRHTSRVVKRYERIMDGESLFDMPEDLMVRKRNGNGELSQVLFSSNYRHLKPNMISYTIPASFYSNFIHPTQPRNITSREAARLQSFPDNYVFKGKRTQISSKLLTKLGKDSENHLSQYNQIGNAVPPLLAKAIARHLHSYLNNNFGILT
- a CDS encoding O-methyltransferase, yielding MASFEDINYSLRPNKSIERKMICEAFQKLAYIGDLRDYRYIGMGSAYFTDFILFHKYFGLDKMISIEKEESKIPRMEFNKPYKCIEMRYGTTTTVLPNLDLQDHLNLIWLDYDGKIDDFMFADLDSVVANAKAGSMFLISVNTEPDNHLPKKEDKMKALIEKVGKERIPSIYSDTLLNTKNYPIVIYEMINRQIRKTLLERTGGDDKRLDYLQLFHYIYEDGAQMLTVGGILYDEKQKKELVKMKFAEINHLSTDNNSIKIKCPNLTYKEVHHLNNLLPCELKIAPSGIISNKEFKKIPLNTNDIKNFAAVYRYYPNFAEANL
- a CDS encoding ATP-binding protein, translated to MPTNKNTVSADPAKGFFVSMLIKDITLRDAIGDLVDNSVDAIKTRADNPNDLKGFEIDIKLGKTYFSIEDNGYGMEAEVARTTAFNFGKSENHNLIDNSIGQFGIGMKRAFFKIGNKIQVKSTSPKSKFEIDIDVQEWLKDKETWQYSFKEDTLQEDIKNPPSKTGFRVKISELSNDSELSFNDKTFEDQLIKEIQYEHMLNINKGLVIKINDFILKTTPIDLVFDENVKPSFWEKLEENQSVRILAGISTKDDEDGGWYIFCNDRLIIAKNKTDETVWTGSKGDGVPLWHAQYHRFRGYVFFEAKDSALLPWNTTKTGMDLDSPYYKEVRRNMIIMTRQVMDLLDKLKTEKEKDNPSEEQTLNKAIEKSLENPISVVEALKQTHSLSNKFTYPVKLFNPPRKSKMTNISYQVPTERFNQVKEDINASTSKEVGLHTFNYYFENEL
- a CDS encoding DNA cytosine methyltransferase gives rise to the protein MVNVKFYLDKADKSKHFPIHLVLRQKDIQVKVSTGEKVMKKDWDAKNQNVKETEYTHKSINKFLTFLKQEVEKHFASAPHSQFTDVKVKEKILSLVHSRRQNTEVSLVCEDATEYETKQKVTFLDLFAGAGGFSEGFLQAEHGNKYYDFRLGSDINENCELTHLARYNHQLGMDADFLRQDITEPDFIDNLLKKVKGQTIDVVCGGPPCQSFSLAGKRKKFDKKDDLFAHYLNVIKMLRPKYFVMENVKGILTKEGGKIKEMILQEIRSIIDLKEFHQLIQFVANLKKSSVENQFILDCYLQRLNFEKAVDKELDTIQENYIQNIENKFRVLAPKIADYKTSKTDINFATIRHGFNLLKRAKELAYIRKKVIQEKNHNDLDNDFFAPKFDDFLVSIEPNNIIEELHNAFQRLNPSPAFQNEIADLILALEIYNYSFDECVQGLTEVAKKQQSESKLNEILTHIRLYNIDQPFVALASDYGVPQNRERVLFIGCRKDQKLIKTVPATVSANEKVTVFEALHDLDFIGNDDEKFNYENIDLKAKYNGTTEQMASLLKKRSIDGQPDPKSGLTYAEWSRQGRLNGRFSNAKNPFYVRNSGELENVLTHIVAPLQNHKTSKQNDTVVKRLSVILNAGNYNEAKEELKKIGLSSEKRNYNVLKADGQSSTIMTIADDYIHYASPRALTVREMARLQSFDDSFVFQGKRSTGGNKRKFEVPQFTLVGNAVPPLMARAIALEILKNIE